AGAAGATTTATATCCTAATAAAGATATGACTTGGGTAGAAGTAACAGGCGATATAACAAAAGTTTTGTGTGGCAGAACTAGACCTATTCACTTCCGTGGCGTTACAACAGTAATCACTAAATTATTTAATTTGACTATGCCAAATAGAGCGTATTTTGGTTTAAAAGATGCACAGCAAACACAAGTTTTACAACGTATGGTGGATGATTTATTTTTCAATGTTAATTTGAGAATTATGCCAATCGTACGTGAAGCTGATGGACTTGCAAAAAGCTCACGCAACGTTTATTTATCTCCAGAAGAAAAAAAAGCAGCACTTATTTTATCTAAGAGCTTAAAACACGCACAGGATTTATTTTTACATGGTGAAAGAAATTCAGCAAAAATCGTAGATGCTGTAACACAAATGATTAAAAGTGAACCTTTGAGCGATATCGATTATGTAGAAATGTATAAATTGCCAGGACTTTTGCCAGTAGATGAAGTTATTTCTGGTAAAGTTTTATTGGCACTTGCCGTTAAATTTGGTACTACACGTTTAATTGATAATGTTATTTTGGAGGATAAATAATGCTTTACAATATGTTTCATGGAAAAATTCATCGTGCTACAGTAACACAGGCTAATCTT
The window above is part of the Megamonas hypermegale genome. Proteins encoded here:
- the panC gene encoding pantoate--beta-alanine ligase, which translates into the protein MILCQNVAELKNLVATFKQNGKSIGLVPTMGALHEGHASLIKAAHAENDITIVSVFVNPTQFGPNEDYAAYPRTLEKDCTVAENAGADVVFAPKKEDLYPNKDMTWVEVTGDITKVLCGRTRPIHFRGVTTVITKLFNLTMPNRAYFGLKDAQQTQVLQRMVDDLFFNVNLRIMPIVREADGLAKSSRNVYLSPEEKKAALILSKSLKHAQDLFLHGERNSAKIVDAVTQMIKSEPLSDIDYVEMYKLPGLLPVDEVISGKVLLALAVKFGTTRLIDNVILEDK